Proteins co-encoded in one Thermochromatium tepidum ATCC 43061 genomic window:
- the ffh gene encoding signal recognition particle protein has translation MFQKLQDRFETVLTHLRGQGRLTEDNIKDTLREVRLALLEADVALPVVRQFIEDIRAQALGAAVTKSLTPGQVLIKIVNDELVKLMGVANERLDLATQPPAVILMAGLQGSGKTTSVAKLARWLQEKQKKSVMVTSCDVYRPAAIEQLRTVAGEVGAEFCPSRSDEDPVQIAQRALDTARKRFKDVLIVDTAGRLHIDAEMMDELKRIHAAIKPIETLFVVDAMTGQDAANTAKAFDQALPLTGVILTKTDGDARGGAALSIRQITGKPIKFLGTGERTTALEPFHPDRVASRILGMGDVVSLVEEVQARVDREQAEKLVKKLKKGKDFDLADFKEQLEQMNKMGGMLSLMEKLPGMNQIPDHIKHKASDKEMSKLIAIINSMTPQERRFPAIIKGSRKRRIAAGSGTQVQDVNQLLKQFMQMQKLMKKMKGGGMAKMMRSLQGRLPPGILPPGGGFPPGGMPPGGFPL, from the coding sequence ATGTTCCAGAAACTCCAGGATCGCTTCGAGACGGTCCTGACCCATCTGCGCGGTCAGGGGCGTCTGACCGAGGACAACATCAAGGATACCCTGCGCGAGGTGCGCCTGGCCCTCCTGGAGGCCGATGTCGCGCTGCCTGTGGTGCGTCAATTCATCGAGGACATCCGCGCGCAGGCGCTCGGCGCGGCCGTCACCAAGAGCCTGACGCCCGGGCAGGTGCTGATCAAGATCGTCAACGATGAGCTGGTCAAGCTGATGGGCGTGGCCAACGAGCGCCTGGATCTGGCCACCCAGCCGCCGGCGGTCATCCTCATGGCCGGTCTGCAAGGTTCGGGTAAGACCACTAGTGTCGCCAAGCTTGCGCGCTGGCTGCAGGAGAAGCAGAAGAAGTCCGTGATGGTGACGAGCTGCGACGTCTATCGTCCCGCGGCCATCGAACAGTTGCGCACTGTCGCCGGCGAGGTTGGTGCCGAGTTCTGCCCCAGCCGGAGCGATGAGGATCCGGTCCAGATCGCCCAGCGCGCGCTCGACACCGCCCGCAAGCGGTTCAAGGACGTCCTGATCGTCGACACCGCCGGTCGGCTTCATATCGACGCCGAGATGATGGATGAGCTCAAACGCATCCACGCGGCCATCAAGCCGATCGAGACCCTGTTCGTAGTCGATGCCATGACGGGTCAGGACGCCGCCAATACCGCCAAGGCATTCGACCAGGCCCTACCCCTGACCGGCGTCATCCTGACCAAGACCGATGGCGACGCGCGCGGCGGTGCGGCGCTCTCGATCCGCCAGATCACCGGCAAGCCGATCAAGTTCCTCGGCACCGGCGAGCGCACCACCGCACTCGAACCCTTCCATCCCGACCGCGTGGCCTCGCGGATCCTCGGCATGGGCGACGTGGTCTCGCTGGTCGAGGAGGTCCAGGCCAGGGTCGATCGTGAACAGGCCGAAAAGCTGGTCAAGAAGCTCAAGAAGGGCAAGGACTTCGATCTGGCCGACTTCAAGGAACAGCTAGAACAGATGAACAAGATGGGGGGCATGCTGAGCCTGATGGAGAAGCTCCCCGGCATGAACCAGATCCCGGACCACATCAAGCACAAGGCCAGCGACAAGGAAATGAGCAAGCTGATAGCCATCATCAACTCGATGACACCCCAAGAACGCCGCTTTCCGGCCATCATCAAGGGCTCGCGCAAGCGCCGCATCGCCGCTGGTTCCGGCACCCAGGTACAGGATGTCAATCAACTCCTCAAGCAGTTCATGCAGATGCAGAAGCTGATGAAGAAGATGAAGGGCGGCGGCATGGCCAAGATGATGCGCTCGCTGCAAGGACGACTGCCGCCTGGGATCCTGCCACCGGGCGGTGGCTTTCCTCCGGGTGGGATGCCGCCAGGTGGTTTTCCGTTGTGA
- a CDS encoding 3-deoxy-7-phosphoheptulonate synthase — MRRTDDLRIRDITHVRSPRELHEEYPLSETAAETIYTTRHDIQRILHGRDDRLLVVVGPCSVHDPEAALEYAGRLKPLREALSEQLLIVMRVYFEKPRTTVGWKGLINDPNLDGSFEINKGLGIARKLLLDLNEMGVPTGTEFLDLISPQYIADQVSWGAIGARTTESQGHRELASGLSCPVGFKNATNGDVKVAIDAIHAAARPHVFMSVTKEGRSAIFSTTGNVDTHIILRGGQRPNYDTESVNIAAEQISASGLIPKIMIDFSHANSGKRPEKQILICQDVSGQIARGDRRIMGVMIESHLVAGNQNPAPRDELVYGQSITDACVGWDDTEPMLHELAEAVAKRRGD; from the coding sequence ATGCGCCGTACCGACGACCTCCGTATCCGCGACATCACCCATGTGCGTTCCCCGCGCGAGCTACACGAGGAATATCCGCTCTCCGAGACCGCGGCTGAGACCATCTACACTACCCGGCACGATATCCAGCGCATCCTGCACGGACGCGATGACCGGTTGCTGGTAGTGGTCGGACCCTGCTCGGTCCATGACCCGGAGGCCGCGCTCGAATACGCCGGGCGTCTCAAGCCGCTGCGCGAGGCGCTCTCCGAGCAGTTGCTGATCGTCATGCGCGTCTATTTCGAGAAACCCCGGACCACGGTCGGCTGGAAGGGTCTGATCAATGATCCCAATCTCGACGGCAGTTTCGAGATCAACAAGGGGCTGGGGATCGCGCGCAAGCTGCTGCTGGATCTCAACGAGATGGGGGTACCGACCGGGACCGAGTTCCTGGATCTCATCAGCCCGCAATACATCGCCGATCAGGTGAGCTGGGGGGCAATCGGCGCCCGCACCACCGAGAGCCAGGGTCACCGCGAGCTGGCCTCGGGGTTGTCCTGTCCGGTTGGCTTCAAGAACGCGACCAATGGGGACGTGAAGGTCGCCATCGACGCCATCCATGCCGCTGCGCGCCCCCATGTCTTTATGTCCGTCACCAAGGAAGGGAGGTCGGCCATCTTCAGCACCACAGGCAACGTGGATACACACATCATCCTGCGCGGCGGTCAGCGCCCGAACTATGACACCGAGAGCGTCAACATCGCCGCCGAGCAGATCTCGGCCTCGGGGCTCATCCCCAAGATCATGATCGACTTCAGCCACGCCAACAGCGGCAAGCGTCCCGAAAAACAGATCCTGATCTGTCAGGACGTCTCTGGCCAGATCGCGCGCGGCGACCGGCGCATCATGGGGGTGATGATCGAGAGCCATCTGGTCGCCGGTAATCAGAACCCCGCGCCACGTGACGAACTCGTCTATGGCCAGAGCATCACAGATGCCTGCGTCGGCTGGGACGACACCGAACCCATGCTGCACGAGCTGGCCGAGGCGGTCGCCAAGCGACGCGGCGACTGA
- the mepA gene encoding penicillin-insensitive murein endopeptidase produces MSAARMRAIRPVLALSLGLLTAQPSASPWGEVRSPSSGMTQVIGSAANGCIGGAYALPETGPGYVSIRRDRNRYYGHPDLIRFITDLGRAQRQRGARLVMIGDLSQPRGGPMPSSHRSHQNGLDVDIWFTLADSPAAARQLMDDRPDPPSMVAPDGRTVSEHWGPSQFALIESAARHPRVDRLFVNAAIKQELCRRARGDRTWLRKVRPWWGHDAHFHVRLACPADSPSCEDQSPIPPGDGCGEDLAWWLSDAVLSGQSKNKGPAKRAAESEMPFACQTVLTDP; encoded by the coding sequence ATGTCTGCGGCGCGTATGCGCGCTATCCGCCCGGTCTTGGCGCTGAGTCTTGGCCTGTTGACGGCCCAACCCTCAGCCAGCCCCTGGGGCGAGGTCCGATCCCCATCGTCCGGTATGACGCAGGTCATCGGCAGTGCGGCCAACGGCTGTATCGGCGGGGCCTATGCCCTGCCCGAGACCGGACCCGGCTATGTCAGCATCCGCCGCGATCGCAACCGCTACTATGGCCATCCAGATCTGATCCGTTTCATCACGGATCTGGGACGCGCCCAACGACAGCGTGGCGCCCGGTTGGTCATGATCGGCGACCTCAGCCAGCCGCGCGGCGGGCCCATGCCCTCTTCGCACCGCAGTCATCAGAATGGGCTCGACGTGGATATCTGGTTCACCCTGGCCGACTCGCCCGCGGCGGCCCGGCAACTGATGGACGATCGCCCCGATCCGCCGAGCATGGTCGCACCCGATGGACGCACGGTCAGCGAACATTGGGGTCCGAGTCAGTTCGCCCTGATCGAGTCGGCGGCACGGCATCCGCGCGTCGATCGCCTCTTCGTCAACGCGGCCATCAAACAGGAGCTCTGCCGCCGCGCGCGCGGCGATCGGACCTGGTTGCGCAAGGTGCGCCCCTGGTGGGGCCATGATGCCCACTTCCATGTGCGTCTGGCCTGTCCTGCCGACAGCCCGAGCTGCGAGGACCAGTCGCCCATCCCGCCTGGCGATGGCTGCGGCGAGGATCTGGCCTGGTGGCTGAGCGACGCGGTGTTGAGCGGTCAGTCCAAAAACAAGGGCCCGGCCAAGCGAGCAGCCGAGTCCGAGATGCCCTT
- a CDS encoding cytochrome C assembly family protein: MIHIFLAYLTTILYLTATTFIGIRLFHPEGRILPRNLAISVGFVGLLLHSWLLWDGIFSHGGLNLGFYHALALTSWTVIALLLVSSLTKPVDNLGLILLPAAAMSLLLEAHMVDVGFMRESASTALKIHVLLSMLAYSLLTLAAVQAILLAVQDHHLRNRHPTGFVRTLPPLETMESLLFEMITAGFVLLTLALLSGFAFLENMFAQHLVHKTVLSVLAWLVFGGLLVGRFRNGWRGRTAIVWALGGFAILILAYFGSKAVLQFVLQRAG; this comes from the coding sequence ATGATCCACATCTTCCTCGCCTATCTCACCACGATCCTTTACCTGACTGCGACCACCTTCATCGGTATCCGTCTGTTCCATCCGGAGGGGCGGATTCTCCCTCGTAACCTGGCGATCTCGGTCGGCTTTGTTGGTCTGTTGCTCCATAGCTGGCTGCTGTGGGATGGGATCTTCAGTCATGGCGGTCTTAACCTCGGGTTCTATCATGCCCTGGCCTTGACCTCCTGGACCGTTATCGCATTGTTGTTGGTCTCCAGCCTGACCAAGCCGGTCGACAACCTTGGACTGATCCTGCTGCCAGCAGCGGCCATGAGTCTGCTTTTGGAGGCGCACATGGTCGATGTCGGGTTCATGCGCGAATCGGCGAGTACCGCGCTCAAGATCCATGTGTTGCTGTCGATGCTGGCCTACAGTCTGCTCACACTGGCGGCGGTGCAGGCGATATTGCTGGCGGTGCAGGATCATCATCTCCGCAACCGGCATCCAACCGGCTTCGTGCGCACCCTGCCGCCGCTCGAGACCATGGAGAGCCTGCTGTTTGAGATGATCACGGCCGGTTTCGTGTTGCTAACGCTGGCGTTGTTGAGCGGCTTTGCCTTCCTGGAGAATATGTTTGCGCAACATCTGGTGCACAAGACCGTGCTCTCGGTGCTGGCCTGGCTGGTATTCGGCGGGCTCCTGGTCGGGCGCTTCCGCAACGGTTGGCGCGGGCGCACCGCCATTGTCTGGGCCCTGGGCGGGTTCGCGATCCTGATCCTGGCCTATTTCGGCAGTAAGGCGGTCCTGCAATTTGTCTTGCAACGCGCCGGGTGA